In Humulus lupulus chromosome 7, drHumLupu1.1, whole genome shotgun sequence, the following are encoded in one genomic region:
- the LOC133789955 gene encoding E3 ubiquitin-protein ligase BRE1-like 1, with product METGATESSSLCDLPKQMEGDQQRASEQTKNILSNLVAAVDNLWYLKDGIHTVVLKKLSENGSCRQRTPSELDREVKNLRVPFTDLFLKHNTFKETAKPSRY from the exons ATGGAAACTGGTGCAACAGAAAGTTCATCTTTATGTGACCTTCCTAAACAGATGGAAGGTGATCAACAGAGAGCCTCTGAACAAACTAAGAACATCTTAAGTAATTTAGTTGCTGCTGTTGACAATTTGTGGTATCTAAAAGATGGAATACATACTGTAGTCTTGAAAAAACTTTCAGAAAATG gatcttgcaggcaaaggacaccaagtgaattagatagagaggttaagaacttgagggtgccatttactgacctgtttttgaagcataacactttcaaagaaactgcaaagccatcgagatattga
- the LOC133792287 gene encoding uncharacterized protein LOC133792287, with product MLNNWIHVEQSLVNTGKERAKVSLLFTWAEGNVANQREHLILLLANIHIQKANKQSVLKSYTQYIPLPISDLDSWLKTPSIYVFDCSAAGGIFFMIGLLLAPLDPQGIAFYLELVKHMRLFHKVLNFLQMCLRLVS from the exons ATGTTGAACAATTGGATCCATGTTGAACAATCA TTGGTGAACACAGGAAAGGAAAGGGCAAAAGTCAGCCTTCTTTTTACATGGGCG GAAGGCAATGTTGCCAACCAGAGGGAACATCTAATTCTTCTCCTTGCCAATATTCACATTCAGAAAGCTAATAAGCAATCTGTCTTGAAG AGTTATACACAGTATATCCCTTTGCCAATCAGTGACCTTGATTCTTGGTTGAAGACACCCTCCATATATGTTTTTGATTGCTCTGCGGCTGGGGGAATATT CTTCATGATTGGGTTGCTTCTAGCTCCTCTGGATCCACAAGGGATTGCATTTTACTTGGAGCTTGTGAAGCACATGAGACTCTTCCACAAAGTGCTGAATTTCCTGCAAATGTGTTTACGTCTTGTCTCATAA